Proteins from a genomic interval of Diospyros lotus cultivar Yz01 chromosome 6, ASM1463336v1, whole genome shotgun sequence:
- the LOC127803153 gene encoding NAC transcription factor 32-like yields MMMMSTSNNSIRSSSGGSDELELPPGFRFHPTDEELVIHYLCRKSAGLPIAVPIIAEIDLYKFDPWQLPAMARYGEKEWYFFSPRDRKYPNGSRPNRAAGTGYWKATGADKPIGRPKPSGIKKALVFYAGKSPSGLKTNWIMHEYRLANVDRSAANGKNLRLDDWVLCRIYNKKGNMEKQYGVAGVDQPKFEAMPPPANNLVHHSELILAADSHSSGSDVGESNPVPEKEVQSGLWTWNVDDLEKALNFQCNYTDTNFRQDYSFPSHQAQAQLSPLHDIFMYKPPEPLS; encoded by the exons atgatgatgatgagtacGAGTAACAATAGTATACGTAGCAGCAGTGGCGGCAGTGATGAACTGGAGCTTCCGCCGGGATTCCGATTCCATCCGACGGACGAGGAGCTCGTCATCCACTATTTATGCCGGAAATCCGCCGGACTGCCAATCGCCGTCCCCATCATTGCCGAGATTGATCTCTACAAGTTTGATCCCTGGCAGTTACCTGCTATGGCTCGGTACGGTGAAAAGGAGTGGTATTTTTTCTCGCCCAGAGACCGCAAGTACCCAAACGGTTCAAGACCGAACCGGGCGGCGGGAACAGGGTACTGGAAGGCCACCGGCGCCGACAAGCCAATCGGTCGGCCGAAGCCCTCTGGGATCAAGAAGGCACTCGTTTTTTACGCCGGAAAATCCCCCTCTGGGCTCAAGACCAATTGGATTATGCACGAGTACCGCTTGGCAAACGTCGATCGATCCGCCGCAAACGGAAAAAATTTAAGG CTTGACGATTGGGTGCTATGTCGTATATATAACAAAAAGGGTAATATGGAGAAGCAATATGGGGTTGCTGGAGTGGATCAGCCAAAGTTTGAGGCAATGCCGCCGCCGGCGAATAATTTGGTGCATCATTCTGAGTTGATTTTGGCGGCGGACTCACATTCGAGTGGCTCCGACGTCGGCGAGTCTAATCCTGTGCCGGAGAAAGAGGTGCAGAGCGGGCTATGGACGTGGAACGTTGATGACTTGGAGAAAGCCCTCAATTTTCAGTGTAATTACACGGATACCAACTTTCGCCAAGACTATTCTTTCCCATCTCATCAGGCTCAGGCTCAGCTCTCCCCATTGCATGACATCTTCATGTATAAGCCGCCCGAGCCTCTCTCCTAG